A genomic region of Rheinheimera sp. MMS21-TC3 contains the following coding sequences:
- a CDS encoding ATP-grasp domain-containing protein, with amino-acid sequence MTDANRLNVLLTSAAAKVTLLTALRSAAKRIHNSAVIIGGDSSSPVVSQYFSDDFWLMPPLSEASTNDIISGLLQRKVSHILPSRDGELLFWAKYKKHLASEGVQVLVADEQSILRCLDKQLFADFLIEKGLPAIATYSNLDTAAHNSAKWVVKERFGAGSQSIGLALDTAAALQHATELKQAVFQPFVAGKELSIDAWLNKAGQLKAHIYRYRIKVQHGESQITQTVALPQYDDIIRDTLQALQLTGPVVLQAIIDNQQQLHIIECNSRFGGASTLGIKAGVDSLYWSLAESCGLDLNAMQFVPAPTPITQVRFAGDLYL; translated from the coding sequence ATGACAGACGCTAACAGACTGAATGTACTTCTAACCAGTGCTGCAGCAAAAGTCACGCTGTTAACTGCATTACGCAGTGCGGCCAAACGAATCCATAATTCAGCCGTTATTATCGGTGGTGATAGCAGCTCTCCCGTGGTTAGCCAGTATTTCTCAGATGATTTCTGGTTAATGCCACCATTAAGTGAAGCTTCAACCAACGATATAATTAGTGGCTTACTACAACGCAAAGTGAGCCATATTCTGCCGAGCAGAGATGGCGAGCTACTATTCTGGGCCAAATACAAAAAGCATTTAGCTAGCGAAGGTGTTCAGGTGCTGGTTGCCGATGAGCAAAGCATTTTACGCTGCCTCGACAAACAACTGTTTGCAGATTTTCTTATTGAAAAAGGTTTGCCCGCTATAGCGACTTATTCAAATCTTGATACCGCTGCTCACAACAGTGCTAAATGGGTAGTAAAAGAGCGCTTTGGCGCGGGTAGCCAGAGTATTGGCCTGGCACTGGATACTGCGGCAGCGCTGCAGCATGCAACTGAATTAAAGCAGGCTGTTTTTCAGCCTTTTGTCGCGGGTAAAGAGCTAAGCATTGATGCCTGGCTCAACAAAGCCGGACAGTTAAAAGCCCATATTTATCGCTACCGCATTAAAGTCCAACATGGCGAATCACAAATTACTCAAACCGTGGCTTTGCCGCAGTACGACGACATTATCCGCGATACATTGCAGGCGCTACAATTAACAGGCCCGGTAGTACTGCAAGCCATTATCGACAATCAGCAACAACTGCATATTATTGAGTGCAACAGTCGCTTTGGTGGCGCTTCCACACTCGGTATTAAAGCTGGTGTAGACAGTTTGTACTGGAGCCTGGCAGAAAGCTGCGGCTTAGACCTTAATGCAATGCAGTTTGTACCAGCCCCAACACCAATAACTCAAGTACGATTCGCTGGAGATCTGTATTTGTGA
- a CDS encoding class I SAM-dependent methyltransferase, protein MENIYIYGTGSKALKFLPALALKYQIIGFLDSDLTRKGQFLLGVEIFHPSSLPVIHYDHIVIASSYIDEINKTLLDNNLKAGILIEQLPNILQLNKDYTQLENHYREQSTEYIPRIPLLQQHIEQARLITDRQELLQLLPKGGTVAELGVANGDYTKQILNISAPKKLHLIDIWQSERYNETLFQNVCKKFGAELSKGQVQIHRKLSVEAADDFPDHYFDWIYIDTTHCYKGTKAELETYASKIKPGGIIAGHDYTMGNWNSQFRYGVMEAVHEFCVKQGWRIKYMTMDLSENQSFAIEKIN, encoded by the coding sequence ATGGAAAATATATATATTTACGGCACCGGCAGCAAAGCACTAAAATTCTTGCCTGCCTTGGCATTAAAGTACCAGATCATCGGTTTTCTGGACAGCGATCTAACACGCAAGGGGCAGTTTCTGCTAGGCGTTGAAATTTTCCATCCGTCATCACTGCCGGTCATCCATTATGATCATATAGTGATTGCCAGCAGCTATATTGACGAAATAAATAAAACCCTGCTCGACAACAACTTAAAAGCTGGTATCCTTATCGAACAGCTGCCAAATATCCTTCAGCTAAACAAAGACTATACACAGCTGGAAAATCACTACCGAGAGCAAAGCACCGAATATATCCCACGTATCCCGTTATTGCAGCAGCATATTGAACAAGCTAGGCTGATAACCGATCGGCAGGAGCTTCTGCAACTTCTTCCTAAAGGTGGCACTGTAGCAGAATTGGGCGTTGCAAATGGAGACTACACAAAACAAATTCTGAACATAAGCGCACCGAAAAAACTACACTTGATCGATATATGGCAGTCGGAGCGCTACAACGAAACACTGTTCCAGAATGTATGCAAAAAATTCGGCGCTGAACTGTCAAAAGGTCAGGTACAAATCCATCGCAAATTATCAGTTGAAGCAGCCGACGATTTTCCAGACCATTATTTTGATTGGATTTACATCGACACAACGCATTGTTACAAAGGTACCAAAGCAGAGCTTGAAACCTATGCAAGTAAAATAAAGCCTGGTGGCATCATCGCAGGCCATGATTACACTATGGGGAATTGGAATAGTCAGTTCAGGTATGGCGTTATGGAAGCAGTGCATGAATTTTGTGTGAAACAAGGCTGGCGAATTAAATATATGACGATGGATTTAAGCGAAAATCAGAGCTTTGCCATAGAAAAAATCAACTGA
- a CDS encoding methyltransferase domain-containing protein, producing MQAIGESIPFPDNHFDYVTSYQTIEHV from the coding sequence ATTCAAGCTATAGGCGAAAGCATCCCATTCCCTGATAACCATTTCGATTACGTGACATCTTATCAAACTATAGAACATGTCTAA
- a CDS encoding nucleoside-diphosphate sugar epimerase/dehydratase, whose protein sequence is MKQANRLVLFGASKAGETYLKKHPQQNIIAFIDNDANRHGSQVGSIPVLAPNTLQKLEFDTVIITSLWIDSIYQQLTTELGIAAEKIYVPNKRELKSEHPFSDPETLELGHQLLITLSDLFRQYEIKACIDSGTLLGLMREGKLLAWDDDIDFAIDDADFDKALAIMKDFPQLAPMQDKVDWQATLLRQSGEDACLNIEFQPKPGSTLISFETSLQRRKSVNGRSELLSSAGIFFAPEHHFNTIETINFNGHAIPVPSDVDGFLTFMYGDWRTPKKAMTLNDYDNRRTPAEIKHKTVSISKHAFW, encoded by the coding sequence GTGAAGCAAGCAAATAGATTAGTATTGTTTGGTGCCAGTAAAGCTGGAGAAACCTATCTTAAAAAACATCCACAGCAAAATATTATTGCCTTTATAGACAATGATGCTAATAGGCATGGCAGCCAAGTAGGCAGTATTCCTGTATTGGCGCCGAATACATTACAAAAGCTAGAATTCGATACCGTCATTATCACAAGTTTATGGATCGACAGTATATACCAACAGCTTACGACCGAGTTAGGTATAGCTGCAGAGAAAATTTACGTTCCTAACAAGAGAGAACTAAAATCGGAGCATCCATTTAGTGATCCTGAAACGCTTGAATTGGGGCATCAACTGCTGATCACGTTAAGTGATCTATTCAGGCAATATGAAATTAAAGCCTGTATTGACTCGGGGACCCTTCTCGGTTTAATGCGCGAGGGTAAGTTACTCGCTTGGGATGACGATATAGATTTCGCCATAGATGATGCCGATTTTGACAAAGCACTGGCTATAATGAAAGATTTCCCGCAGCTGGCGCCAATGCAAGATAAAGTCGACTGGCAAGCGACACTACTTCGTCAATCAGGCGAAGATGCATGTCTTAATATCGAGTTTCAACCAAAACCTGGCAGTACCTTAATCTCCTTTGAAACCAGTTTGCAACGTCGTAAATCAGTAAATGGTCGCTCTGAGTTATTATCTTCTGCCGGAATTTTTTTCGCACCGGAACATCACTTTAACACCATTGAGACGATCAACTTTAATGGACACGCAATTCCTGTTCCATCTGACGTAGACGGGTTTTTAACATTTATGTATGGTGATTGGCGAACACCTAAAAAAGCTATGACGCTGAATGATTATGATAACAGGCGCACACCCGCTGAAATTAAGCATAAAACGGTTTCTATCTCAAAGCATGCGTTCTGGTAA
- the pseI gene encoding pseudaminic acid synthase, translated as MSEIKIANRLVGPTQQPFIIAEMSGNHGQSLEKAMALVDAAAAAGTHALKLQTYTPDTITLDVHEREFFIADKNSLWQGNSLYNLYKVAMTPWEWHKPIFDYANSKGMLAFSSPFDLTAVDFLESLNVPCYKIASFENSDHGLLAAVAKTGKPVIMSTGMATQTELAESVEVLRDNGCKDLILLKCTSNYPARPVDANLRTIPHLAQLFNCQVGLSDHTPGVGVSVAAVALGATVIEKHFVLDRNGGEVDAEFSLEPAELKMLVEETTRAHDALGTVHYGCTEKEIASRIHRRSLYIAKDMKAGDIFTLENLRSVRPGLGLAPKFLPFFIGKKINRNADQGTPLSWELL; from the coding sequence ATGTCAGAGATAAAAATAGCTAACCGTTTGGTTGGGCCAACACAACAGCCCTTTATTATCGCTGAGATGTCGGGTAACCATGGCCAATCGCTGGAAAAAGCCATGGCCTTAGTTGATGCCGCCGCAGCAGCGGGCACACATGCACTCAAACTGCAAACTTACACACCAGATACCATTACGTTGGATGTGCACGAGCGCGAGTTTTTTATCGCCGATAAAAACAGCCTGTGGCAAGGTAACTCTTTGTACAATCTATATAAAGTAGCCATGACGCCGTGGGAGTGGCATAAACCCATTTTTGACTATGCCAACAGCAAAGGTATGTTGGCATTTAGCTCACCGTTTGACTTAACCGCCGTCGATTTTCTTGAATCACTTAATGTGCCCTGCTACAAAATCGCCTCTTTTGAGAATAGCGATCATGGTCTTTTAGCTGCGGTGGCTAAAACCGGCAAGCCGGTTATTATGTCTACCGGCATGGCAACCCAAACCGAGTTAGCCGAATCGGTGGAAGTATTACGAGATAATGGCTGTAAAGATTTAATACTGCTTAAATGCACCAGCAACTACCCTGCCCGCCCGGTTGATGCGAATTTACGTACCATTCCGCATCTGGCGCAGCTGTTTAATTGTCAGGTTGGATTATCAGACCATACCCCTGGCGTGGGCGTTTCTGTCGCAGCTGTCGCACTGGGCGCAACCGTAATTGAAAAACACTTTGTACTGGATAGAAACGGCGGTGAAGTTGATGCCGAGTTTTCATTGGAGCCAGCTGAGCTAAAAATGTTGGTAGAGGAAACCACCCGCGCGCATGATGCGCTTGGTACTGTGCATTATGGTTGTACCGAGAAAGAGATAGCCTCACGGATACACCGCAGATCACTTTATATCGCCAAAGATATGAAAGCAGGCGACATTTTCACCCTTGAAAACCTGCGCTCAGTTCGCCCGGGGCTTGGGCTGGCACCTAAGTTCCTGCCTTTTTTTATTGGTAAAAAAATTAACCGCAACGCAGATCAAGGTACACCACTTTCCTGGGAGTTATTGTGA
- a CDS encoding HAD family hydrolase translates to MIYIFDLDDTLYNERQYVESGLHAVARFAAKRWLLDEDTSYQTMLQLLDSQGRGRIFDDLLAPHKLATKANIKACVSRYRLHQPEISMPQEHHELLQKLPKPLYLVTDGNKIVQQKKVQALGIAHYFKRVFITHRFGIKHAKPSTYCFELIKKTEQCQWHDIVYIGDNPAKDFVNLNTLGANTVRVLTGVHRNKQVLAEYDAKHQIQNLDDIFTLCNRLKHNK, encoded by the coding sequence GTGATTTATATATTTGATTTAGACGACACCCTTTACAACGAGCGTCAATACGTCGAAAGCGGCTTGCATGCCGTTGCACGCTTTGCCGCGAAACGCTGGCTGCTCGACGAAGATACCAGCTACCAAACTATGCTGCAATTATTAGACTCACAAGGCCGCGGACGGATTTTTGACGACTTACTGGCCCCACACAAGCTGGCAACTAAAGCTAATATCAAAGCTTGTGTTAGCCGCTACCGGCTGCATCAACCAGAAATAAGTATGCCGCAGGAACACCATGAGTTGCTACAAAAGCTACCAAAACCGCTTTATCTAGTTACCGATGGCAATAAAATCGTTCAGCAAAAAAAGGTTCAGGCACTGGGTATTGCGCATTATTTTAAGCGAGTTTTCATAACTCACCGCTTTGGCATAAAACATGCAAAACCCTCTACCTATTGTTTTGAATTAATTAAAAAAACAGAACAATGTCAGTGGCATGATATCGTTTATATTGGGGATAACCCAGCGAAGGATTTTGTGAACTTAAATACATTGGGAGCAAATACAGTGAGAGTGCTAACTGGTGTACATAGAAACAAGCAAGTTTTGGCAGAATATGATGCAAAGCATCAGATCCAAAATTTAGATGATATATTCACGTTATGTAACAGGCTCAAGCATAATAAATAG
- a CDS encoding asparagine synthase-related protein has protein sequence MPGIFGLSLHNTDGRLHFTAMTQKMRLLPTIHIKSISESPEFCCATSHIALFAHHDVINSDVQCWFDGELYQTAHSKPDNAPVPEPAEQLRNAYLAGELASFLRAADGAFNAVIYDMSQDKVLLIADRYGMRNLYYQKSSAGLCFAAEVKAILAARLAVTELAQLSFDCFMELGYLLEDHTWFNNIKLLPPATILEFDKRQNKSRLQRYWEWSEIKQQKLSFDDAVDQAAELMLESVKRRFNPNSSQGVSLSGGLDSRFILACIHKLWPDYPGQAYTFGTEECADITISKEVIRQIPNWKHHISLFTADNWFSPRIQKVLMTDGMLDMQHMHGSEFLQLLNYKIDMNGYAGDAILGGSFLDAKSCDQRITPALARRFYGAFTEYCDLNDTIYDLPHFEPHLYMNRIRRLTQMGVVNSQFDLEIRRPFMSNNLLEFVFSIPDHYRLNNKLYGTLLSRHFPKFYRNIRWQKTGWPISEQCPAGTAAVSGIAPPDFGKLQAYINYENLIRQPDAVASLTRLLNNPNALWRQLTDVDYYREFFIPHIYANLNRCNKILRLATVEIYLQNTKN, from the coding sequence ATGCCAGGTATTTTCGGTCTTAGCTTACACAACACAGACGGTCGGCTCCATTTTACTGCAATGACTCAGAAAATGCGATTGCTGCCAACAATCCATATTAAATCTATCAGCGAAAGTCCGGAATTTTGCTGCGCAACCAGCCATATTGCACTTTTTGCTCATCACGATGTGATAAACAGCGACGTTCAATGCTGGTTTGATGGCGAGCTCTACCAAACAGCCCATTCTAAACCTGATAACGCCCCCGTGCCCGAACCAGCTGAACAGTTGCGCAATGCCTATCTGGCTGGCGAGCTGGCTTCATTTCTGCGAGCGGCCGATGGTGCTTTTAATGCTGTAATTTATGATATGTCGCAAGACAAAGTGCTGCTTATCGCCGACAGATATGGCATGCGAAACCTGTACTATCAGAAAAGTTCTGCGGGTTTATGCTTCGCAGCAGAGGTCAAAGCTATTCTTGCTGCCCGCCTGGCGGTAACAGAACTTGCACAATTATCATTCGATTGTTTTATGGAACTGGGTTACTTACTGGAAGATCATACCTGGTTTAATAACATTAAATTACTCCCACCTGCCACTATTCTTGAATTTGATAAGCGACAGAATAAAAGCCGCCTGCAACGCTACTGGGAATGGTCGGAAATAAAGCAACAGAAACTGAGCTTTGATGACGCTGTCGATCAGGCTGCAGAACTTATGCTCGAATCTGTAAAAAGACGTTTTAACCCGAACAGTAGCCAGGGGGTGTCTTTAAGTGGTGGCTTGGATTCAAGATTTATTCTGGCTTGTATTCACAAACTATGGCCTGATTATCCGGGGCAGGCATATACTTTTGGCACCGAGGAATGTGCAGACATTACGATTTCTAAAGAAGTCATCCGACAAATACCAAACTGGAAACATCATATTAGTCTATTTACTGCCGACAATTGGTTCTCTCCAAGAATACAAAAAGTGTTAATGACCGATGGAATGCTAGATATGCAGCATATGCACGGCAGTGAGTTCCTGCAGTTGCTTAATTATAAAATAGATATGAACGGCTATGCTGGAGATGCAATACTTGGAGGAAGTTTTCTGGATGCAAAATCTTGTGACCAACGTATTACACCTGCATTAGCCAGGCGCTTTTATGGTGCGTTCACTGAATATTGTGACCTTAATGACACAATTTATGATTTACCACACTTTGAACCTCACCTTTATATGAACCGTATCAGGCGTCTTACCCAAATGGGTGTGGTCAATAGCCAGTTTGATTTGGAAATAAGACGTCCTTTTATGTCAAACAATTTACTTGAATTCGTATTTAGTATTCCTGACCATTACCGTTTAAACAACAAACTTTACGGCACCCTGCTAAGCCGTCATTTTCCTAAGTTTTACCGTAACATACGCTGGCAGAAAACTGGCTGGCCGATATCGGAACAATGCCCTGCAGGCACTGCAGCTGTATCAGGTATAGCCCCACCTGATTTCGGTAAACTCCAGGCATATATCAATTATGAAAATTTAATTAGACAACCTGATGCCGTTGCATCCCTGACAAGGCTACTGAATAACCCCAATGCGCTCTGGCGCCAACTAACAGACGTAGATTATTATAGAGAATTTTTCATTCCGCATATTTATGCAAATCTGAACAGATGCAATAAAATACTTAGATTAGCCACTGTAGAAATATATCTACAGAACACAAAAAACTAA
- the rfbA gene encoding glucose-1-phosphate thymidylyltransferase RfbA, translating into MKGILLAGGSGSRLYPITLGISKQLLPIYNKPMIYYSLSVLMLAGINDILLITTTEQQAAFQRLLGDGGRFGIKLQYAIQDKPEGIAQAFLIAKQFIGQDSVCLVLGDNIFYGQGFTPILRRAKTRLPGAVIFGYKVKDPERFGVVEFDEQNKVLSVEEKPVHPKSPYAITGLYFYDNQIIGIAQSVTPSARGELEITSVNQAYLAQNQLKIELLGRGFAWLDTGTYDSLAEASAFVETIEKRQGDQIACLEEIAYNNGWLTSQDIEKCLRDIPEGSYKNYLTETIFC; encoded by the coding sequence ATGAAAGGTATTCTTTTGGCCGGAGGAAGTGGCAGCCGCCTCTACCCTATTACGCTTGGCATATCAAAGCAACTGTTGCCTATTTACAACAAGCCAATGATTTATTATTCATTGTCTGTTCTGATGCTGGCTGGCATTAATGATATTTTACTCATCACCACCACAGAACAACAGGCTGCTTTTCAGCGCTTGCTGGGCGATGGTGGCAGGTTTGGTATAAAGCTGCAATACGCCATTCAAGATAAACCTGAAGGCATCGCACAAGCATTTCTAATTGCAAAGCAATTTATCGGTCAGGATAGCGTTTGTCTGGTACTGGGCGATAACATCTTCTATGGACAAGGCTTTACCCCAATATTACGACGCGCTAAAACCCGATTACCCGGTGCAGTAATTTTTGGCTACAAGGTAAAAGATCCTGAGCGATTTGGAGTGGTGGAGTTTGATGAACAAAATAAGGTGCTTTCGGTCGAAGAAAAACCGGTACATCCTAAGTCTCCTTATGCTATTACCGGTTTGTATTTTTACGACAATCAGATTATTGGCATAGCGCAGAGCGTGACTCCTTCAGCAAGAGGCGAATTGGAAATCACCTCTGTAAATCAAGCCTATCTGGCTCAAAACCAACTAAAAATAGAACTGCTTGGTAGAGGCTTTGCGTGGCTTGACACCGGCACTTATGACAGCCTGGCAGAAGCATCAGCCTTTGTCGAAACAATAGAAAAACGCCAGGGCGATCAAATCGCCTGCCTGGAAGAGATTGCCTATAATAATGGGTGGCTAACATCGCAAGACATTGAAAAATGCCTGCGGGACATACCGGAAGGCAGTTATAAAAATTATTTAACTGAAACGATTTTTTGCTAA